The DNA window GTGCGGGATGAGGCGGTCTGGTGGCCTTATGAGAAAATCAACAACACGATGAATCAGCTGTCGGCGGAGTTTCAAGGGCTTGTCACGGTCAAAGAGTACGGGTTCACCACGATGAAAAAGTCGCTCAAAGGCCTGATTGCGGGGAACAGCAATCATCCGATCGCTTTGATCGGAACCATACATGCCGGGGAATCCGGGCCGGAACTCATATTACCCGCGCTCCGAAAATTGCTTGAAAATGACTCAGAGTTACTGCGTAAAGTCGGTATTGCGGCGCTGCCTACGGTCAACGCCGACAGCAGAGAGCGCTTGGTTCTGGGCGAACCCCAGTATATCCGCACCAACCCCTGCGGCGTGGACATCAACCGCAACTTTGACGCGGACTGGAACACGGTGGACTACACCTACGGCTACGATACCTCGCAATACGGCGGGCAGACCTATCGGGGGCCGTTTCCGAATTCCGAAGAGGAGACCAAAGCGGTCATTCGCTTTATCGAGGAGGTAAAACCCCGCGCCGTTCTTTCGTTTCATTGCCTTGCGAGCATCTGTGACGATTCTTTTTATACCGCTTCTTGTGCAAAAGAAGATGACGCTTATCGGCAGTCCTGCCGAAAGGTAGTAGATTTATTTAAAACAGGGTTTCGCAATAAGCCCTGCGGCGCCGATCCGGGGTATATCTGCAACGACGGCAGTTTGCCGGCCTATGTCTACCGCAAATACGGCATCCCCTGCTTTGATCTGGAGTTTTCGGGGGATGAGGAGGGTAAGTGCTGTCTGACCGATCACACCACCAAAGAGGTCATCGAACTCTATCAGCAGCGTCACTATCAAGGTTTGTGGAATTTGATCAAAGGGCTGACGGAATGATATTTCTATCAAAGTTCTGCAACCAATTTAAAGCAAACGATTGGAGATAAACATTTTGAACAAAGAACTGTTAACAATTAAAACTGAGAATATTTCCATGATTGGCGGCACACAATTTTGGTTTGAAAAAAAGTGGCAGCGTATGTCCGGCTGCGGAGCAACAGTTGCGTCAAACATGATGTGGTACATTCAAAAATCGAGATTTAACGGCATCTGCGATGAGGGAAAGTCCGAAAAAGCTGATTTTTTTGCGCTGATGACCGAGATGTTTTGCTTTATAACCCCCGGATTCGGCGGCGTTAATAAATCTGGCATATTTACAAAAGGCGCACTGGAATATGCAGCAAAGCATGGTGTAAAACTGGAATCGCATGTATTGGAAATACACAAACAAAAACCCCTCAGACCGACACACGAGAGCATCAGTGAGTTCTTTTTCTCGGCAAATGCCGCTGACTGCCCGATTGCTTTTTTAAATCTCAGCAATGGCGCAGTGAAAAATCTTGACTCGTGGCACTGGGTCACTATAACTGACACTTCGCACTACAGCCCAATTATTGAAATAGCGGATCAAGGGGAAATTTTAAAAATTGACTTTGACATTTGGGTTGAAACAAGCAAGCGCGGCGGCGCATTGGTTTGGTTCAGCATAAAAGCATAGCGTATCTTATGGTGTCCAATATCCGCGAGATCAATGACAGATTCGGGAGCAAAAAGAACGGGTATTTGTTTTAGAAAAACTTTTTGGCATACTTAACGGCAAAAAACTAAAAACGGGAGAACGNNNNNNNNNNNNNNNNNNNNNNNNNNNNNNNNNNNNNNNNNNNNNNNNNNNNNNNNNNNNNNNNNNNNNNNNNNNNNNNNNNNNNNNNNNNNNNNNNNNNCCGGATTTTCATAACCGGGGATATGCCACGGAGATGCTGGCTGCTGTGATTGAGGACTTGTTCCAAAAAGGATATTCCACGGTGATTGCCGGCGCGTTTGAAAATAACCGGGCAAGTTTTCGCGTGATGGAGAAATGCGGGATGACGCGCATTGAACGGGAGGACGATATCTTTTATCACAACAAAAAGCAGCACTGTCTTTATTACGCGAAAACGGCAGCGGAGTAGTGTGACATATTCCGGGAGGGATTATAATGAATGAGTGGACATCTTTATTGAAAGCAGATCTGACAAATTGGTTAACGGAAGAGGAAAATCCCTCGGTGCGCTATTTTACGCTGAGGGATATTCTGGACAAGCCGGAAATCG is part of the Oscillospiraceae bacterium genome and encodes:
- a CDS encoding M14 family metallopeptidase; protein product: MPRKLFYQLTAKVVSGAVLLSFWQSTPVYHDKSMPADTVFTIYRKPEPEFAFGQDYEEYFDSTQIEQAEVLYRGTLELFYKRRYFYTDEPVQIGMTYCYWVGVFGDAHPPFGPCFVKVRDEAVWWPYEKINNTMNQLSAEFQGLVTVKEYGFTTMKKSLKGLIAGNSNHPIALIGTIHAGESGPELILPALRKLLENDSELLRKVGIAALPTVNADSRERLVLGEPQYIRTNPCGVDINRNFDADWNTVDYTYGYDTSQYGGQTYRGPFPNSEEETKAVIRFIEEVKPRAVLSFHCLASICDDSFYTASCAKEDDAYRQSCRKVVDLFKTGFRNKPCGADPGYICNDGSLPAYVYRKYGIPCFDLEFSGDEEGKCCLTDHTTKEVIELYQQRHYQGLWNLIKGLTE
- a CDS encoding GNAT family N-acetyltransferase → PDFHNRGYATEMLAAVIEDLFQKGYSTVIAGAFENNRASFRVMEKCGMTRIEREDDIFYHNKKQHCLYYAKTAAE